One part of the Terriglobia bacterium genome encodes these proteins:
- a CDS encoding nucleotidyltransferase produces the protein MQTDVGVIDILSSILGVGDFGRLRERAEDFEIEGRLFHVISLEDLIAAKEAMGREKDLLAAKELRAIVEERKKH, from the coding sequence TTGCAGACTGACGTCGGCGTCATCGATATACTGTCCTCCATTTTGGGCGTTGGCGATTTCGGACGGTTGAGGGAACGAGCCGAAGATTTCGAAATCGAGGGCCGATTATTCCACGTTATATCCCTCGAAGATCTGATAGCCGCGAAAGAAGCCATGGGACGCGAAAAAGATCTCCTCGCAGCCAAGGAATTGAGGGCCATCGTCGAAGAGCGAAAGAAGCACTAG